In Arthrobacter sp. SLBN-83, one DNA window encodes the following:
- a CDS encoding bifunctional polysaccharide deacetylase/glycosyltransferase family 2 protein — protein MIRLNKGSRPAKSNVPANVRAHWFVLLATLMALGLALAVQGYIHHLGGAPGDSLPPDKAAGSVPTTLAHGGPVVDSRGGAVTTVSPPDRTIALTFDDGPDPVWTPRILDVLREHHVHATFFVVGSAAVDNPDLLRRIVAEGHEVGVHTLTHTDLGTAPQWRRELEVQGGQDAIVGVTGQAASLLRPPYTAGNGAITNGMWSAMHGLADEGYLTVLSSLDSEDWQTPGTKAIEANLAPPGPQGQVVLMHDGGGDREQTVAALDSALSRFADQGYRVTTVGDAVGVDTMRPASSIEQLRGSALVWGMRLSDFVVWAISLGLVAAGVVTFLRAILVMFFASRHSRAARRLPSAGRGRRRVDVMVGPAVTEPATVIVPAYNESAGIEAAVRSIVASTHPVEVIVVDDGSTDGTADIVQALGLPGVTVIRKENGGKPSALNAGIQAASHDLVVMVDGDTVFEPDTVRALIQPFADPRVGAISGNTKVANRGGILGAWQHIEYVVGFNLDRRLFDVAECMPTVPGAIGAFRLEALRNVGGVSDDTLAEDTDLTMALCRDGWRVVYQENARAWTEAPATLGALWKQRYRWCYGTLQAMWKHRGAVVQGGAAGKLGRRGLGYLLVLQVLLPLFAPIVDVFALYGLVFLDPLRIAVLWLVFLAVQFLMAAYAFRLDRERLGLLWTLPLQQFVYRQLMYLVVIQAVVTAVAGVHLRWHRMERYGSLRVPQTQGHA, from the coding sequence ATGATCCGCCTGAATAAGGGTTCCCGACCCGCCAAGAGCAACGTCCCCGCCAATGTCAGGGCGCATTGGTTTGTCCTTCTCGCCACCCTGATGGCCCTGGGCCTCGCCCTCGCAGTGCAGGGTTACATCCATCACCTGGGCGGCGCGCCGGGGGACTCCCTGCCGCCGGACAAAGCCGCAGGCTCCGTCCCCACAACGCTCGCGCACGGCGGCCCCGTGGTTGATTCGCGTGGCGGCGCCGTCACCACCGTGAGCCCGCCGGACCGGACCATTGCCCTGACGTTTGACGACGGGCCGGACCCGGTATGGACCCCCCGAATCCTCGACGTCCTTCGGGAACACCACGTCCATGCCACCTTCTTCGTCGTTGGTTCCGCCGCCGTGGACAACCCGGACCTTTTGCGCCGCATTGTGGCCGAAGGCCACGAAGTGGGTGTCCACACGCTGACCCATACAGACCTCGGCACAGCACCGCAGTGGCGCCGCGAACTGGAGGTGCAGGGCGGACAGGATGCGATTGTGGGAGTCACCGGCCAGGCGGCCTCGCTGCTGCGCCCGCCTTACACGGCCGGCAACGGCGCCATAACGAACGGCATGTGGTCCGCAATGCATGGACTGGCGGATGAGGGTTACCTCACCGTGCTGAGCAGCCTGGACAGCGAGGACTGGCAAACCCCGGGGACCAAAGCGATCGAAGCCAACCTGGCACCGCCAGGCCCGCAGGGGCAGGTGGTCCTCATGCACGATGGCGGCGGCGACAGGGAGCAGACCGTCGCCGCGCTGGACTCCGCCCTGTCCCGTTTCGCCGACCAGGGGTACCGCGTCACCACGGTAGGCGACGCCGTGGGCGTTGACACCATGCGCCCCGCCTCAAGCATCGAACAGCTGCGCGGATCCGCGCTGGTGTGGGGTATGCGCCTCAGCGATTTCGTGGTCTGGGCCATCTCCTTGGGGCTCGTTGCCGCCGGCGTGGTGACATTCCTCCGGGCCATCCTGGTCATGTTCTTCGCGTCGCGCCACAGCCGTGCTGCACGCCGTCTCCCTTCAGCCGGTCGCGGCCGCCGACGGGTGGACGTTATGGTGGGCCCGGCGGTCACCGAACCGGCAACAGTGATAGTCCCCGCCTACAACGAGTCCGCCGGTATCGAAGCCGCCGTCCGGTCCATCGTTGCTTCCACCCACCCGGTTGAGGTCATCGTGGTGGACGACGGTTCCACCGATGGAACCGCGGACATCGTGCAGGCCCTCGGCCTCCCCGGCGTGACCGTCATCCGCAAGGAGAATGGCGGCAAACCATCCGCCCTGAACGCCGGCATACAGGCGGCCAGCCACGATCTGGTGGTGATGGTGGACGGGGACACCGTCTTCGAACCGGACACGGTGCGTGCCCTCATCCAGCCCTTCGCCGATCCCCGCGTGGGGGCCATCTCCGGCAACACCAAGGTGGCTAACCGGGGAGGCATCCTGGGTGCCTGGCAGCACATCGAGTACGTGGTGGGCTTCAACCTGGACCGCAGGTTGTTCGACGTCGCTGAGTGCATGCCCACCGTCCCCGGCGCCATTGGTGCCTTCCGCCTCGAAGCCCTCCGCAACGTGGGGGGTGTCAGCGACGATACCCTCGCGGAGGACACCGACTTGACCATGGCGCTGTGCCGCGATGGCTGGCGCGTGGTCTACCAGGAGAATGCCAGGGCCTGGACGGAGGCGCCGGCGACCCTTGGCGCCCTCTGGAAGCAGCGGTACCGCTGGTGCTACGGCACCTTGCAGGCAATGTGGAAGCACCGGGGCGCCGTCGTGCAGGGCGGGGCAGCCGGAAAGCTGGGCCGCCGCGGGCTTGGCTACCTGCTGGTCCTCCAGGTGCTGCTGCCCCTCTTCGCGCCCATCGTCGACGTCTTTGCCCTGTACGGACTCGTCTTCCTCGACCCCCTGCGGATCGCGGTTTTGTGGCTGGTCTTCCTTGCAGTTCAATTCCTGATGGCGGCGTACGCGTTCAGGCTGGACCGGGAACGGCTCGGACTGCTTTGGACACTTCCCCTGCAGCAGTTCGTCTACCGGCAGCTGATGTACCTCGTGGTCATCCAAGCTGTAGTTACGGCCGTGGCCGGAGTCCACCTGCGGTGGCACCGGATGGAAAGGTACGGCAGCCTGCGCGTCCCGCAGACCCAGGGCCACGCCTAG
- a CDS encoding acyltransferase family protein yields the protein MRHAAVRGRRAQTRSSHGPRPDIQGLRALAVGIVVIYHLRPEALPGGFVGVDVFFVVSGFLIIGSLAREAAKNASISVLDFYARRIRRLFPASAVVLAAVLAGAVLLLAPSRWQNISSDVLFSLLQVQNWHQALSAVSYAGATQEVSPLQHFWSLAVEEQFYLVIPFFFLGLIAAAQSAGQKAGRFIVPALSGTALASFAYSIYLSDHEHTMAYFATTTRIWELAVGGLAALLPTRLKGSARLSALSGWLGVCAIVAPAFLFSTDMAFPGSIAAIPVLGTAILLRTGSLSTGVSWSASRVLGIRPMTFVGDVSYSLYLWHWPVIVFAVALLGRTPRIREALLLAVVSLVLATASYHFVEQRFRHHAGHAGWRAYRRVYAMALCGAMVVSVAAWAPWQVIEFKRAQLSTELSDHDYPGAQAWSGRPSPVPAGLPIRPEPSVAMQDVPATSAGACGVYDPTLVPDTDCWFGSTAEQSAPVVVVVGDSHAGQFVDPLIAVARKIPLRIHAMVRNGCPFALTPPRSAATLYTNCSTQNAVTAEKIAAAKPDLVLVAGMREAGYRKALGWSWGPDAPLLDGYVQSLSRLRAAGLRVAVVADLPYPQGNPVECVQKHADGGACATPVSEALMDSEDALVSAAGRINGVEVVDLSKLFCRDGVCPAVIGNVLVYRDNHMTNTFAKSLGPELAVALGLS from the coding sequence ATGAGGCACGCCGCGGTTAGGGGCCGCCGGGCGCAGACCCGGAGCAGCCATGGGCCCAGGCCGGACATCCAGGGCCTTCGGGCGCTGGCTGTAGGGATAGTGGTGATCTACCATCTTCGGCCGGAAGCCCTGCCGGGCGGATTCGTAGGAGTCGACGTATTCTTCGTGGTCTCCGGTTTCCTGATCATTGGCTCCCTTGCAAGGGAAGCGGCGAAGAACGCGTCCATTTCCGTCCTCGACTTTTACGCCCGCCGCATCCGGCGGCTGTTTCCGGCGTCGGCGGTTGTTTTGGCGGCAGTCCTGGCCGGCGCTGTCCTGCTGCTTGCCCCAAGCCGCTGGCAGAACATCTCCTCCGATGTCCTGTTCTCGCTGCTCCAGGTACAGAACTGGCACCAGGCACTTTCCGCCGTGTCCTATGCGGGTGCGACGCAGGAAGTATCTCCGCTGCAGCACTTCTGGTCCCTCGCCGTCGAGGAGCAGTTTTACCTCGTCATCCCGTTCTTCTTCCTTGGCCTGATCGCTGCGGCCCAGTCCGCAGGGCAAAAGGCCGGCCGGTTCATTGTCCCGGCCCTGTCGGGGACTGCCTTGGCGTCGTTCGCTTACAGCATTTACCTGAGCGACCACGAGCACACCATGGCGTACTTTGCCACCACCACCAGAATCTGGGAACTCGCCGTCGGCGGCCTTGCGGCCCTTCTCCCAACCAGGCTGAAGGGCTCCGCCCGTCTTTCCGCGCTCAGCGGGTGGTTGGGCGTCTGTGCCATTGTCGCGCCTGCCTTCCTCTTCAGCACCGACATGGCGTTCCCCGGGAGCATCGCCGCCATTCCAGTGCTCGGCACCGCCATCCTGCTTCGGACGGGCAGCCTGTCCACGGGCGTTTCCTGGTCCGCTTCGAGGGTCCTTGGCATCCGGCCCATGACGTTCGTTGGAGACGTGTCGTATTCCCTGTACCTGTGGCACTGGCCCGTCATCGTTTTCGCAGTGGCACTGCTGGGCCGCACACCGCGCATCAGGGAAGCACTGCTCCTCGCCGTCGTCAGCCTTGTCCTCGCCACCGCCTCCTACCACTTCGTGGAGCAGCGCTTCCGGCACCACGCAGGGCATGCCGGCTGGCGCGCATACCGACGGGTCTATGCGATGGCGCTTTGCGGGGCGATGGTGGTGTCCGTGGCAGCGTGGGCGCCCTGGCAGGTTATCGAGTTCAAGCGCGCGCAGTTGTCCACCGAACTGTCCGACCACGATTACCCCGGTGCGCAGGCGTGGTCTGGCCGGCCCTCGCCGGTGCCCGCCGGCCTGCCCATTCGCCCCGAACCCTCTGTTGCCATGCAGGACGTGCCCGCCACAAGCGCAGGGGCCTGTGGGGTGTACGACCCCACTCTGGTGCCCGACACGGATTGCTGGTTCGGATCAACGGCAGAGCAAAGTGCCCCGGTAGTGGTGGTTGTCGGGGATTCCCATGCCGGCCAGTTCGTGGACCCCCTCATCGCCGTGGCAAGGAAGATTCCGCTCAGGATCCACGCCATGGTGCGCAATGGCTGTCCGTTTGCGCTGACGCCCCCGCGGTCTGCCGCCACCCTGTACACTAACTGCTCGACCCAAAACGCTGTAACGGCGGAAAAAATCGCCGCAGCAAAACCGGACCTTGTCCTGGTTGCCGGGATGCGCGAAGCGGGGTACCGCAAGGCGCTTGGATGGTCCTGGGGGCCGGATGCCCCACTCCTGGATGGTTATGTCCAGTCACTTTCCCGCCTGCGCGCTGCCGGGCTGCGCGTCGCCGTCGTCGCGGACCTGCCATATCCCCAAGGCAACCCCGTGGAATGCGTTCAAAAGCACGCGGACGGCGGCGCCTGTGCCACGCCCGTTTCCGAAGCCCTCATGGACAGCGAGGACGCGCTTGTGTCGGCAGCCGGCCGGATTAACGGCGTCGAAGTTGTGGACCTGTCGAAGCTGTTTTGCCGGGACGGCGTTTGCCCTGCCGTCATCGGCAATGTTTTGGTCTACCGGGACAACCACATGACGAATACCTTTGCGAAGTCACTGGGGCCGGAGCTGGCCGTCGCACTGGGCCTGAGTTAG
- a CDS encoding TDT family transporter: MTQSASTIAVAPATQDPLQSPAAKPGVHALSRFGIPLGLAGLGGGWSAARSYLAAPLWPEEILYATATAMWLVLTATYVFRGLRRKGTFRSDLKHEVAGPFASFVPLVGILLSSHYSQYLPPWGLWVCGAFIAALAIVAAQLLAHWVTGGVSMQSIHPGYLLPVVAGSFVASIGFSIIHAHDAAIATFGVGMFFWLLVGTVVTVRLMTGGELTPAAKPGLTAYLAAPATANIAWMVSHPGPMGAVQLGLTGVLAIMTLLQVMLLAEYRKLRFTPAFWVFTFPVGATTNYAIRWLAATSLPGREIYAWTILGLATAFTLAIAARTAASRSSRIQRDKSHTVNEGG, translated from the coding sequence ATGACGCAAAGTGCCAGCACTATTGCCGTGGCGCCGGCCACCCAAGACCCTCTCCAGTCGCCAGCGGCTAAGCCGGGAGTGCATGCTCTGAGCCGTTTTGGCATTCCATTGGGGCTGGCAGGACTGGGCGGCGGCTGGTCCGCCGCGAGGAGCTACCTCGCAGCCCCCCTCTGGCCGGAGGAAATTCTCTACGCAACAGCCACGGCGATGTGGTTGGTCCTGACCGCTACGTACGTGTTCCGGGGCCTGCGGCGGAAAGGAACATTCCGTTCTGATCTCAAGCACGAGGTGGCAGGGCCTTTCGCCTCCTTCGTTCCATTGGTCGGGATCCTGCTTTCCTCCCACTACAGCCAGTACTTGCCGCCCTGGGGTTTATGGGTGTGTGGCGCGTTCATCGCCGCGCTGGCCATCGTCGCAGCCCAACTCCTCGCCCACTGGGTCACTGGCGGGGTATCCATGCAGTCCATCCATCCCGGCTACCTGCTACCCGTCGTAGCCGGATCCTTTGTCGCCAGCATCGGATTCTCCATCATCCACGCCCATGATGCCGCCATAGCCACGTTTGGTGTTGGCATGTTCTTTTGGCTTCTCGTTGGAACGGTCGTCACCGTCCGGCTCATGACCGGTGGCGAACTGACACCCGCAGCCAAGCCCGGACTCACCGCATACCTGGCTGCCCCTGCAACAGCGAATATCGCGTGGATGGTCTCACACCCCGGTCCGATGGGCGCCGTGCAGCTCGGCCTCACCGGCGTTCTGGCAATCATGACGCTCCTGCAGGTCATGCTCCTCGCCGAGTACCGCAAGCTCCGGTTCACGCCAGCTTTCTGGGTGTTTACCTTCCCCGTGGGTGCAACCACCAACTACGCCATCCGCTGGCTCGCGGCGACCAGCCTCCCGGGCCGGGAAATTTATGCTTGGACCATTCTGGGTCTCGCCACAGCCTTCACCCTCGCCATTGCCGCCCGCACCGCAGCATCTAGAAGTAGCCGCATACAGCGAGACAAGTCCCACACTGTAAACGAAGGCGGCTGA
- a CDS encoding winged helix-turn-helix transcriptional regulator, with translation MKPTDIAKTRPRACFIAAGLEVLGERWALLALREMSLGVHRFDQIAVNTGASRDILTSRLRTLEDHGIIERIQYSERPPRHEYHLTKSGAEVAPILVSLAAWSSTWMRDETPRASYRHSCGANLKPVLTCAECGEEFKVGSLMLGPLVSAADVTPVT, from the coding sequence ATGAAACCGACCGATATAGCGAAGACGCGGCCTAGGGCATGCTTCATCGCAGCAGGACTTGAGGTGCTGGGTGAGCGGTGGGCACTACTGGCCCTTCGGGAAATGTCCTTGGGGGTCCATCGTTTCGACCAGATAGCCGTCAATACCGGTGCTTCCCGTGACATCCTGACAAGCCGGCTACGGACCTTGGAAGACCACGGCATTATCGAGCGCATCCAGTATTCTGAGCGCCCCCCGCGCCATGAGTACCACCTCACAAAGTCAGGGGCCGAGGTTGCTCCCATCCTCGTATCACTCGCAGCGTGGAGCAGCACCTGGATGCGCGACGAGACACCACGCGCCTCCTACCGGCACAGTTGCGGGGCCAACTTGAAACCGGTGCTGACCTGCGCGGAATGCGGCGAGGAATTTAAAGTGGGCAGCCTAATGCTGGGGCCGCTCGTGTCAGCGGCCGACGTGACCCCCGTGACTTAG
- a CDS encoding GNAT family N-acetyltransferase, translating to MTLEIVDYEDPRAVRLRGLLTNELLARYATEKEPQLSEAAREALSVPPQDFIANVLVLNAVGEPIAHGALRQLNGQWEVKRVITDPAARGTGAATVLMAELERIAARAGARRVILQTGGKQAEAEALYRKLGYQRIPTYPPYEHAIPTSICFAKHLEPMPPPSIVGLE from the coding sequence GTGACACTCGAAATTGTTGACTATGAAGACCCAAGAGCAGTCCGCCTACGGGGGCTGCTAACCAACGAGCTTCTCGCCCGCTACGCTACCGAAAAGGAGCCACAGCTTTCCGAAGCTGCCAGGGAAGCCTTGTCCGTGCCACCACAGGATTTCATTGCCAACGTGCTGGTACTCAACGCCGTCGGTGAACCCATAGCGCACGGTGCTCTTCGCCAGTTGAACGGCCAGTGGGAGGTCAAGAGGGTCATTACAGACCCTGCAGCCAGAGGTACTGGCGCAGCCACCGTACTCATGGCTGAACTTGAGAGGATTGCCGCCCGCGCCGGCGCCCGCCGCGTTATCCTCCAAACCGGCGGCAAGCAGGCCGAAGCTGAAGCCCTTTACCGGAAACTTGGATACCAGCGGATACCAACCTACCCTCCCTACGAGCACGCCATCCCGACTTCAATCTGCTTCGCAAAACATCTTGAGCCTATGCCGCCCCCATCCATTGTCGGCCTGGAATAG
- a CDS encoding mycothiol transferase, with the protein MPVHKSDRGAQLREYLNDAREAILWKCEGLSDAQARTPLTQTGTHVMGLLLHLAVTESQYLISCVGRKLRTPLSGALSHPRTLRQISSRRRI; encoded by the coding sequence ATGCCAGTCCATAAAAGTGACAGAGGGGCACAGCTTCGTGAGTATTTGAACGATGCCCGCGAAGCAATCTTGTGGAAATGTGAGGGCTTGAGTGATGCCCAGGCGCGTACTCCCCTTACTCAGACGGGCACGCATGTCATGGGCCTACTGCTCCACCTTGCCGTCACCGAATCCCAGTACCTCATCTCATGTGTTGGGCGGAAATTAAGAACCCCGTTATCAGGGGCGTTATCGCATCCGAGGACGCTCAGGCAGATTTCCTCCCGCCGTCGGATATGA
- a CDS encoding Gfo/Idh/MocA family protein, with protein MLRIGILGAAGIAPAAIIRPAARRSDVKVVAVASRREERARQFAERHGIDRSYGDYPQMLADTGVDLVYNALPPSEHAKWSIAALEAGKHVLCEKPFAMNAEEAARMIEAAHSTGCRLIEAFHDRYHPLSIELDAVKASGALGGITMLRADFSASNPFNPASLRHDPQLGGGSLMDLGCYPVHWVRAFMGEEPTVLGASASLNPLGADLSISADLQFPSGAQALVTSAMVEQAQHLNSSLEVTGTGGQLRVNNMVFPSRGHSITLTTEGLERTWTVRGFETYDHQLEAVVDALQTGRELPTEGSDCLANMKIIDAIYQAAGVGR; from the coding sequence GTGCTACGAATAGGAATCCTGGGTGCAGCAGGAATTGCGCCCGCTGCAATAATCCGGCCCGCCGCGCGCCGTTCCGACGTCAAGGTGGTGGCCGTGGCATCCCGTAGGGAGGAGCGTGCCCGGCAGTTTGCGGAGCGCCACGGAATTGACCGCTCCTACGGGGATTACCCGCAGATGCTTGCCGATACCGGGGTGGACCTGGTCTACAACGCGCTCCCGCCCTCCGAGCACGCCAAATGGTCAATCGCGGCCCTTGAGGCGGGTAAGCATGTGCTGTGCGAGAAACCGTTTGCGATGAACGCAGAAGAGGCCGCCCGGATGATCGAAGCGGCCCACTCGACGGGCTGCCGGCTCATCGAGGCCTTCCACGACCGTTACCACCCGCTGAGCATTGAACTCGATGCCGTCAAGGCTTCGGGGGCGCTCGGCGGGATCACGATGCTGCGGGCGGACTTTTCCGCCTCGAACCCGTTCAATCCGGCATCGCTGCGGCATGATCCCCAGTTGGGCGGCGGGTCGCTGATGGACCTGGGGTGCTACCCCGTCCACTGGGTGCGTGCGTTTATGGGCGAGGAACCAACCGTGCTTGGGGCGAGCGCGTCGCTCAATCCCCTCGGCGCGGACCTCAGCATCAGCGCTGACCTGCAGTTCCCTTCGGGAGCACAAGCGCTGGTCACCTCGGCGATGGTCGAACAGGCACAGCACCTGAACTCTTCGCTTGAGGTAACCGGCACCGGAGGACAGTTGCGCGTCAACAACATGGTCTTCCCCTCCCGGGGACATTCCATCACCCTTACCACCGAGGGCTTGGAACGCACCTGGACGGTGAGGGGGTTCGAGACTTATGACCACCAGCTCGAGGCTGTCGTCGATGCTCTTCAAACGGGCCGCGAACTGCCCACGGAGGGGTCCGACTGCCTGGCCAACATGAAAATCATTGACGCAATCTACCAGGCCGCAGGGGTTGGCCGCTGA
- a CDS encoding CPBP family intramembrane glutamic endopeptidase: MHAVRRYLEVGVMSETNLRGTARALPRIAWPVFLVGAILLLSLGNPAVYGVGVPVAALILALIVPTSRPRWAGHPDWPDVGAIAALYVGVVALFWLAFRVFTQGNTLGLFLSFAAGMLLGVLGPIGYNTWIRRRSLAALGISRTNLGQAFALGLVLAAVQFVITLWGYPLPRPVDWVPLAALAITVGFFEAVFFRGFVQARLEASFGPVPGVAGAAALYAAYHVGYGMAWSETLFLFGLGVVYAVAFSVARNLIVLWPLLVPLGSFYNNLRGGSIQMPWEAILGFVDVLGLMVAAVWFAARHERRLGLAGVRESRNSKVKRYGVRRRD, translated from the coding sequence ATGCATGCAGTCCGCCGTTACCTGGAGGTGGGTGTCATGTCGGAAACGAACCTGAGGGGAACCGCCAGGGCTTTGCCGCGCATTGCCTGGCCCGTGTTCCTCGTCGGCGCGATACTGCTGCTGTCCCTCGGGAACCCGGCAGTCTACGGTGTCGGCGTTCCCGTTGCCGCTCTAATTTTGGCGCTCATCGTGCCCACATCCCGGCCCCGCTGGGCCGGACATCCTGACTGGCCCGACGTCGGCGCCATAGCCGCGCTCTACGTGGGCGTCGTGGCCCTCTTTTGGCTGGCGTTCAGGGTCTTCACCCAGGGAAACACCCTGGGGCTGTTCCTGTCGTTCGCTGCCGGCATGCTCCTCGGTGTCCTCGGTCCCATCGGGTACAACACGTGGATCCGGCGGCGGTCCCTGGCCGCTTTGGGGATCAGCCGCACAAACCTGGGCCAGGCGTTTGCCTTGGGACTCGTCCTCGCAGCGGTGCAATTCGTCATCACCCTTTGGGGGTACCCGCTTCCGCGCCCCGTCGACTGGGTGCCCCTGGCGGCCCTCGCCATCACCGTCGGGTTCTTCGAGGCAGTCTTCTTCAGGGGCTTCGTCCAGGCGCGCCTCGAAGCCAGCTTCGGCCCGGTCCCGGGTGTGGCCGGCGCCGCCGCACTGTACGCCGCTTATCATGTCGGCTATGGCATGGCTTGGTCTGAGACGCTCTTCCTTTTCGGCCTCGGAGTGGTCTACGCGGTGGCCTTCAGCGTCGCCCGGAACCTCATCGTCCTCTGGCCCCTGCTGGTCCCCCTCGGCTCCTTTTACAACAACCTGCGGGGAGGGTCCATCCAAATGCCGTGGGAGGCGATCCTGGGGTTCGTGGACGTCTTGGGCCTGATGGTGGCCGCCGTGTGGTTCGCCGCGAGGCATGAGCGGCGGCTCGGCTTGGCTGGAGTGCGGGAGTCCAGGAATTCCAAAGTGAAGCGTTATGGCGTACGACGGCGGGACTAA
- a CDS encoding cytochrome P450: MDATQSTQYPLDPFPHYERMRAAAPVFHDEPSGSWHVFRYNDVQRVLSEHATFSSRMGGDAPSGSGQLFASSLITADPPRHRQLRSLVTQAFTPRAVDALAPRISALTDELLEGIAARGGSADLIQDLAYPLPVIVISELMGIPAQDRERFKHWSDTIVSQTRTGPGSGSQDSTTSEMVEYFLALIDQRRSRPGEDLISSLLSAEIEGQKLSVPELLGFCALLLVAGNETTTNLIGNAVLCLAESPGTLERLLKEPALLPQALEEVLRFRSPVQSMYRVSVAETEVGGARIPAGAPIVAWIGSANRDERQFERAAEFDVDRSPNRHVAFGHGIHFCLGAPLARLEAKIALAALLSRLPGLSLAAGAQLERMESTIVYGLKELPITWQPA; this comes from the coding sequence ATGGACGCCACCCAGTCCACGCAATACCCGCTGGATCCCTTTCCCCACTATGAGCGCATGCGCGCGGCCGCGCCGGTCTTCCATGACGAACCATCTGGAAGCTGGCACGTGTTCCGGTACAACGACGTTCAGCGGGTGCTGTCCGAGCACGCAACGTTCTCCTCACGCATGGGCGGCGACGCACCCTCAGGTTCCGGCCAGTTGTTCGCGTCAAGCCTGATCACGGCAGATCCTCCGCGGCACCGGCAGTTGCGTTCCCTGGTCACCCAGGCTTTCACACCGAGGGCAGTCGACGCGCTGGCCCCCCGCATCTCCGCTCTCACGGACGAACTGCTGGAAGGGATCGCGGCGCGGGGTGGCAGCGCAGACCTGATCCAGGACCTGGCCTACCCGTTGCCGGTCATCGTGATCTCCGAACTGATGGGCATTCCGGCGCAGGACCGTGAGCGCTTCAAGCACTGGTCGGACACCATTGTCAGCCAAACACGGACCGGTCCGGGCAGCGGCAGCCAGGACTCCACCACCTCGGAAATGGTCGAGTACTTCCTGGCCCTGATCGACCAGCGCAGGAGCCGTCCGGGTGAGGATCTGATCAGCAGCCTGCTGTCTGCCGAGATTGAGGGTCAAAAACTCTCGGTGCCTGAACTGCTGGGCTTCTGCGCTTTGCTGCTGGTCGCCGGCAACGAGACCACCACAAACCTGATCGGCAACGCCGTCCTATGCCTGGCCGAATCGCCCGGTACCCTTGAGCGCCTCCTGAAGGAGCCGGCCTTGTTACCCCAGGCCCTCGAAGAGGTTCTGCGCTTTCGCTCCCCCGTCCAGTCGATGTACCGGGTGAGCGTAGCGGAGACCGAGGTGGGCGGCGCACGCATCCCGGCCGGGGCACCAATCGTGGCGTGGATCGGCTCGGCCAACCGGGACGAGCGGCAATTTGAGCGGGCGGCCGAGTTCGACGTCGACCGCAGCCCGAACCGGCATGTGGCATTCGGCCACGGCATCCATTTTTGCCTGGGCGCACCACTGGCCCGACTCGAGGCGAAGATCGCACTGGCTGCCCTGCTGTCCCGACTGCCCGGGCTGTCCCTAGCAGCCGGAGCCCAGCTGGAGCGCATGGAAAGCACCATCGTCTACGGGTTGAAGGAACTTCCCATCACCTGGCAGCCGGCCTGA
- a CDS encoding lytic transglycosylase domain-containing protein, producing the protein MSTAVNVTRSPDAEWLRGASAGTGIPARALRAYVAAAVTANDSSPHCGIGWNTLAAIGFVESGHGTYGGGSLDASGQASGPIVGPSLNGAGFAAIPDTDAGALDGDANWDHAVGPMQFIPSTWRLAGMDGNGDGTADPFNIDDAALSAATYLCSHGRDLTTAQGWTDAIYAYNQSDAYIRKVRAQATAYATKTGTAE; encoded by the coding sequence ATGAGCACCGCCGTGAACGTGACCCGCAGTCCCGACGCCGAATGGCTTCGAGGGGCTTCCGCCGGCACCGGAATCCCTGCCCGTGCCCTGCGGGCCTATGTTGCTGCGGCCGTAACCGCCAATGACTCCTCGCCGCACTGCGGAATCGGCTGGAATACGCTGGCCGCCATCGGCTTCGTCGAATCAGGCCACGGAACCTATGGTGGCGGCAGCCTGGACGCCTCCGGCCAGGCCAGTGGGCCGATCGTGGGCCCGAGCCTCAACGGGGCAGGTTTCGCCGCCATCCCCGATACCGACGCCGGTGCACTGGATGGCGACGCCAACTGGGACCACGCGGTGGGTCCCATGCAGTTCATTCCCTCCACTTGGCGTCTTGCAGGAATGGACGGGAACGGGGACGGAACAGCAGACCCGTTCAATATCGACGACGCAGCCCTCAGCGCGGCCACGTATCTTTGCAGCCACGGCCGGGACCTGACTACCGCACAGGGGTGGACGGATGCCATCTACGCCTACAACCAGTCCGACGCCTATATCCGCAAGGTACGTGCGCAAGCCACTGCTTACGCCACGAAAACGGGTACAGCCGAGTAA